A part of Amycolatopsis camponoti genomic DNA contains:
- a CDS encoding beta-ketoacyl-ACP synthase III, giving the protein MTDRPTLSLNPGSRGSRVLGIGSAQPEKIVTNDDLSKIMETNDEWIRTRVGIIERRFAEKDELLTDFAVAAGTAALADAGVDPSEVDTVILPNCTMPTQIPNAAAQVAARIGIPGPGAFDLNAACAGFCYGLGVASDLIRGGSAKKVLVIGAEKLTDSVDPTDRANAIIFADGAGAAVVGESDEPLIGPVSWGSAGDLVDLIGMTEEKFIYQEGQSVFRWATTQIAPIAMRALEVAGLKPSDVDVLIPHQANLRIVEAIAKKLRANGAREDMVVADDIKYSGNTSSASIPLALDHMRKAGTAKSGDVVLAVGFGAGLSYAGQAFVCP; this is encoded by the coding sequence GTGACCGATCGACCCACCCTGAGCCTCAACCCCGGCTCCCGCGGCAGCCGCGTGCTGGGCATCGGCAGCGCGCAGCCGGAGAAGATCGTCACCAACGACGACCTCTCGAAGATCATGGAAACCAACGACGAGTGGATCCGCACGCGCGTCGGCATCATCGAGCGCCGCTTCGCCGAGAAGGACGAGCTGCTCACCGACTTCGCCGTCGCCGCCGGCACCGCCGCGCTGGCCGACGCCGGGGTCGACCCGTCCGAAGTGGACACGGTGATCCTGCCGAACTGCACCATGCCGACGCAGATCCCGAACGCCGCCGCCCAGGTGGCCGCGCGGATCGGCATCCCCGGCCCCGGCGCGTTCGACCTCAACGCCGCGTGCGCCGGGTTCTGCTACGGCCTGGGCGTCGCCTCCGACCTGATCCGCGGCGGCTCGGCGAAGAAGGTCCTCGTGATCGGCGCCGAGAAGCTCACCGACTCGGTCGACCCCACCGACCGCGCGAACGCGATCATCTTCGCCGACGGCGCGGGTGCCGCGGTCGTCGGCGAGTCCGACGAGCCGCTGATCGGCCCGGTCTCCTGGGGCAGCGCCGGCGACCTGGTCGACCTGATCGGGATGACCGAGGAGAAGTTCATCTACCAGGAGGGCCAGTCGGTCTTCCGGTGGGCGACGACCCAGATCGCGCCGATCGCCATGCGCGCGCTCGAGGTCGCCGGGCTCAAGCCGTCCGATGTGGACGTGTTGATCCCGCACCAGGCGAACCTGCGCATCGTCGAGGCGATCGCGAAGAAGCTCCGGGCCAACGGCGCCCGCGAAGACATGGTCGTCGCCGACGACATCAAGTACTCCGGCAACACCTCGTCGGCGTCCATCCCCCTCGCGCTGGACCACATGCGCAAGGCCGGGACGGCGAAGTCCGGCGATGTGGTGCTGGCGGTCGGGTTCGGCGCGGGCCTGTCCTACGCCGGGCAGGCGTTCGTCTGCCCCTGA
- a CDS encoding ACP S-malonyltransferase, whose translation MTAAVLAPGQGSQAPGMFTPWLDLDGARERVALWSERAGLDLLRLGTEADADEIQDTAVAQPLIVALSLLTFEHLQATAPVPADAPVAGHSVGELAAAAIAGVLKPEDAVALAAVRGAEMAKACALEPTSMAAVMLGDPEQVVAWLEEQGLTAANRNGAGQIVASGAADTIAKIVAEPLEGTKIRALKVAGAFHTQYMAPAEEALRAHAAELTPADPTRPLLSNADGAVVTSGAEYLDRLVAQVTRSVRWDLTMDGLVSLGVTRTVELAPAGTLTGLVKRQLKGVVTTTTALKTPAELAALRQEDAS comes from the coding sequence GTGACAGCAGCAGTCCTCGCTCCCGGCCAGGGGTCCCAGGCCCCCGGCATGTTCACGCCCTGGCTCGACCTCGACGGCGCCCGCGAACGCGTGGCGCTGTGGTCCGAGCGCGCGGGGCTCGACCTGCTCCGCCTCGGCACCGAGGCGGACGCCGACGAGATCCAGGACACGGCGGTCGCGCAGCCGCTGATCGTCGCGCTGTCGCTGCTCACGTTCGAACACCTCCAGGCCACCGCGCCGGTGCCCGCGGACGCGCCCGTCGCCGGGCACTCCGTCGGCGAGCTCGCCGCCGCCGCGATCGCCGGTGTCCTGAAGCCCGAAGACGCCGTCGCGCTCGCCGCCGTCCGGGGTGCCGAGATGGCGAAGGCGTGCGCGTTGGAGCCGACGTCGATGGCCGCGGTCATGCTCGGGGATCCCGAGCAGGTCGTCGCGTGGCTCGAAGAGCAGGGCCTGACCGCGGCGAACCGCAACGGAGCGGGGCAGATCGTCGCCTCCGGTGCCGCCGACACCATCGCGAAGATCGTCGCCGAGCCCCTCGAAGGCACGAAGATCCGCGCCCTCAAGGTCGCCGGCGCGTTCCACACGCAGTACATGGCGCCCGCCGAAGAGGCGCTGCGCGCCCACGCCGCCGAGCTGACCCCGGCCGACCCGACGCGCCCGCTGCTGTCCAACGCGGACGGTGCGGTCGTCACCAGCGGGGCCGAGTACCTGGACCGCCTCGTCGCACAGGTCACGCGGTCCGTCCGCTGGGACCTGACGATGGACGGCCTGGTCTCCCTCGGCGTCACCCGCACCGTCGAACTCGCGCCCGCGGGCACGCTGACCGGCCTGGTCAAGCGGCAGCTCAAGGGCGTCGTCACCACTACCACCGCGCTGAAGACGCCGGCCGAGCTGGCGGCGCTGCGCCAGGAGGACGCCTCGTGA
- a CDS encoding PucR family transcriptional regulator codes for MDGTPAPRQVPKHHGLSAKTLRRLEHASGSLASASVAVMERRLSWFARLPADQRASVLLITQAGAAGFVDWLRDAKEALKLTTEAFRDAPAELSRWVSLRQAVGMVRLAIEVFEEQLPEFAANEAERAALIEGILRYGREIAFAAANSYAAAAEARGAWDARLEALVVDGIVRGDAEESVLSRATALGWEPSAAATVLVGNPPSEDPPTVVFEVRSRAARVGRPVLLSVQGSRLVVVVGGPTEGGVKEREILARMSVAFADGPVVAGPTVPSLAEAHHSATEALSGLRAVIGWPGAPRPVRSADLLPERALTGDAEAERLLIDTIARPLEEAGPTLQRTVEAYLESGGVLETCAKTLFVHPNTVRYRLRKAADLTGCQPTDPRDALVLRIALTVGRLARARGLW; via the coding sequence ATGGATGGAACCCCCGCCCCGCGCCAGGTGCCGAAGCACCACGGACTCTCCGCGAAGACGCTTCGGCGGCTGGAGCACGCCTCCGGCAGCTTGGCGAGCGCGAGCGTCGCGGTGATGGAGCGGCGGCTGTCGTGGTTCGCCCGGCTGCCCGCCGACCAGCGCGCCAGCGTCCTGCTGATCACGCAGGCGGGCGCCGCGGGCTTCGTCGACTGGCTGCGGGACGCGAAGGAGGCCCTGAAGCTGACGACCGAGGCGTTCCGCGACGCGCCGGCCGAGCTGTCCCGGTGGGTCAGCCTGCGGCAGGCGGTCGGCATGGTGCGCCTGGCCATCGAGGTGTTCGAGGAGCAGCTGCCGGAGTTCGCCGCGAACGAGGCGGAGCGGGCCGCGCTGATCGAGGGAATCCTGCGCTACGGCCGGGAAATCGCGTTCGCGGCGGCGAATTCGTACGCGGCGGCGGCGGAGGCCCGTGGCGCGTGGGACGCCCGGCTGGAGGCGCTGGTCGTCGACGGGATCGTCCGCGGCGACGCCGAGGAGTCGGTGCTTTCGCGCGCGACGGCGCTGGGCTGGGAGCCGTCGGCGGCCGCGACGGTCCTGGTGGGCAACCCGCCGTCGGAGGACCCGCCGACGGTGGTGTTCGAGGTCCGCAGCCGCGCGGCCCGCGTCGGCCGCCCGGTCTTGCTGTCGGTCCAGGGCTCCCGGCTGGTGGTCGTGGTCGGCGGCCCGACCGAGGGCGGGGTGAAGGAGCGCGAAATCCTCGCCCGGATGTCGGTGGCGTTCGCCGACGGCCCGGTGGTCGCGGGCCCGACGGTGCCGTCGCTGGCCGAGGCGCACCACAGCGCGACGGAGGCGCTGTCGGGGCTGCGGGCGGTGATCGGCTGGCCGGGCGCGCCCCGTCCGGTGCGGTCGGCGGACCTGCTGCCCGAGCGCGCGCTGACGGGCGACGCCGAGGCGGAGCGCCTGCTGATCGACACGATCGCGCGGCCGCTGGAGGAGGCGGGCCCCACGCTGCAGCGCACGGTGGAGGCCTACCTCGAGAGCGGCGGCGTGCTGGAGACGTGCGCCAAGACGCTGTTCGTCCACCCGAACACGGTCCGGTACCGGCTGCGCAAGGCGGCGGACCTGACCGGCTGCCAGCCGACGGACCCCCGTGACGCGCTCGTGTTGCGGATCGCGCTCACCGTGGGACGGCTGGCCCGCGCCCGCGGCCTCTGGTGA
- a CDS encoding ABC transporter ATP-binding protein codes for MTGLEIDRVSKRYGDVVALREMTFEVRPGELFGFVGSNGAGKTTTMRIALGVLSADGGEVRYDGRPVTHETRRHIGYMPEERGLYPKMKVAEQLTYLARLHGMPAAAARASADKWTERLGVAGRRDDEVQKLSLGNQQRVQLAAALVHEPRILVLDEPFSGLDPVAVDVMSQVLKEKAAEGVPVVFSSHQLDLVERLCDRVGIVRSGQMVEAGTVEELRAGGAVRLRVDVPEAGDGWADGLPGVKVLGRKGTVTELELGEGADDQAVLKAALATGPVREFAREQPSLTELFRSVVTTEEVPA; via the coding sequence ATGACCGGTTTGGAGATCGACAGGGTCTCGAAACGCTACGGCGATGTGGTCGCTTTGCGCGAAATGACGTTCGAAGTCCGGCCGGGCGAGCTTTTCGGGTTCGTCGGCAGCAACGGCGCCGGAAAGACCACGACCATGCGGATCGCGCTCGGCGTGCTTTCCGCCGACGGCGGCGAAGTCCGCTACGACGGCCGGCCCGTCACGCACGAAACGCGCCGCCACATCGGGTACATGCCCGAGGAGCGCGGCCTTTACCCGAAGATGAAGGTGGCCGAGCAGCTCACCTACCTCGCGCGGCTGCACGGCATGCCGGCCGCCGCCGCGCGGGCGTCGGCGGACAAGTGGACCGAACGGCTCGGCGTCGCCGGCCGCCGCGACGACGAGGTGCAGAAGCTCAGCCTCGGCAACCAGCAGCGCGTCCAGCTCGCCGCGGCGCTGGTGCACGAGCCGCGGATCCTGGTGCTCGACGAGCCGTTCTCCGGCCTCGACCCGGTCGCGGTCGACGTGATGAGCCAGGTGCTCAAGGAAAAGGCCGCCGAAGGCGTGCCGGTCGTGTTCTCCAGCCACCAGCTCGACCTCGTGGAGCGGCTCTGCGACCGCGTCGGGATCGTCCGGAGTGGACAGATGGTCGAGGCCGGCACGGTCGAAGAGCTGCGGGCCGGCGGCGCCGTCCGGCTGCGGGTCGACGTCCCCGAAGCCGGTGACGGCTGGGCCGACGGCCTGCCCGGTGTGAAGGTGCTGGGCCGGAAGGGCACGGTGACCGAGCTCGAGCTGGGCGAAGGTGCCGACGACCAGGCCGTGCTCAAGGCGGCGCTGGCCACCGGTCCGGTCCGCGAATTCGCGCGCGAGCAGCCGTCCCTGACCGAACTGTTCCGTTCCGTCGTCACGACCGAGGAGGTCCCGGCATGA
- a CDS encoding ABC transporter permease produces the protein MSTPVQDVRMSPAAAVGLVASREISTRVKSKAFRVATVVMLLLIVIGIVLLKLISGGSGADSTVGYTPATAVFSAPLQAGGKTVDEKIDVVQVADEAAGRAKLADGSIDALLTGDGKTVHVQVKKDLDGKLANVLQLLSQQVAIDQQITALGGDPARFKAAIASAKFIEDTPLEQPYDYNGAQLGLGIAAGILIYLSLMINGQTVAQGVVEEKTSRVVELLLSTIKPWQLMAGKVLGIGVVGLIQMLVIGVGGLVTVTATGALPDLSLSSAVGTVVWLIVWYLLGFFMYSIVFAALGALVSRQEDVGGATMPALMFVIAGYVIGISVLPSNPGSTFVEVLSVIPVFSPTLMPIRLAMGGVPVWEAALSVVLVLLMIPGLIWLAARIYRNAVMRTGAKVKLRDALRAA, from the coding sequence ATGAGCACCCCGGTCCAAGACGTCCGGATGAGCCCGGCCGCGGCGGTCGGGCTGGTCGCCTCCCGCGAGATCTCCACCCGCGTGAAGTCGAAGGCCTTCCGGGTCGCCACCGTCGTCATGCTGCTGCTGATCGTGATCGGCATCGTGCTGCTCAAGCTGATCTCGGGCGGCAGCGGCGCCGACTCCACGGTCGGCTACACCCCGGCCACCGCCGTGTTCTCGGCGCCGCTGCAGGCCGGCGGCAAGACGGTCGACGAAAAGATCGACGTCGTCCAGGTCGCCGACGAGGCCGCCGGGCGCGCCAAGCTGGCCGACGGCTCGATCGACGCGCTGCTCACCGGCGACGGCAAGACCGTGCACGTCCAGGTGAAGAAGGACCTCGACGGCAAGCTCGCCAACGTCCTGCAGCTGCTGTCCCAGCAGGTGGCGATCGACCAGCAGATCACGGCGCTGGGCGGCGACCCGGCGCGGTTCAAGGCCGCGATCGCGTCGGCGAAGTTCATCGAGGACACGCCGCTGGAGCAGCCGTACGACTACAACGGCGCGCAGCTGGGGCTCGGCATCGCCGCCGGGATCCTGATCTACCTGTCGCTGATGATCAACGGCCAGACCGTGGCGCAGGGCGTCGTCGAGGAGAAGACGTCCCGGGTCGTCGAGCTGCTGCTGTCGACGATCAAGCCGTGGCAGCTGATGGCCGGGAAGGTGCTCGGCATCGGCGTGGTGGGGCTGATCCAGATGCTCGTCATCGGCGTCGGCGGGCTGGTCACCGTGACCGCCACCGGCGCGCTTCCGGACCTTTCGCTTTCGTCGGCCGTCGGTACCGTCGTGTGGCTGATCGTCTGGTACCTGCTCGGGTTCTTCATGTACTCGATCGTGTTCGCCGCGCTGGGCGCGCTGGTTTCGCGCCAGGAAGACGTCGGCGGCGCGACGATGCCGGCGCTGATGTTCGTGATCGCCGGGTACGTGATCGGCATTTCGGTGCTGCCGTCGAACCCGGGCAGCACGTTCGTCGAGGTGCTTTCGGTGATTCCGGTGTTCTCGCCGACGCTGATGCCGATCCGGCTGGCGATGGGCGGGGTCCCGGTGTGGGAGGCCGCGTTGTCGGTGGTGCTGGTGTTGCTGATGATTCCGGGGCTGATCTGGCTGGCCGCGCGGATCTACCGGAATGCGGTCATGCGCACCGGCGCGAAGGTGAAACTGCGCGACGCCCTGCGCGCCGCCTGA
- a CDS encoding mechanosensitive ion channel family protein codes for MGQQLKDGLGQAWNLVATFVPKLVGFLIILLIGWLIAKAVAKGLSLVLGKVGFGKLIEKTGLSGSIGQQKIDAAGILVKLVYYFILLIALQLAFGVFGPTNPVSQLLNDIIAFLPRIVVALVLVVVAAAIAKVVRDVVSSAMSGRPAGRYLATGAYWLIMAFGIIAALGQVNIATAITGPVLIAVLATIGGVIVVGFGGGLIKPAQDRWRGWISNMEHQMAETPAQRTGEMGTSAQPRAAVGADNTPTPPAGMPRSQG; via the coding sequence ATGGGCCAGCAACTGAAGGACGGGCTCGGGCAAGCGTGGAACCTGGTGGCCACGTTCGTCCCGAAACTCGTCGGTTTCCTGATCATCCTGCTGATCGGCTGGCTGATCGCGAAGGCCGTCGCGAAAGGGTTGAGCCTCGTGCTCGGAAAGGTCGGCTTCGGCAAGCTGATCGAGAAGACCGGCCTTTCCGGCAGCATCGGCCAGCAGAAGATCGACGCGGCCGGGATCCTCGTGAAACTGGTCTACTACTTCATCCTGCTGATCGCGCTGCAGCTGGCGTTCGGCGTGTTCGGGCCGACCAACCCGGTGAGCCAGCTGCTCAACGACATCATCGCGTTCCTGCCGCGGATCGTCGTCGCGCTGGTGCTGGTCGTGGTCGCCGCGGCCATCGCGAAGGTCGTCCGTGACGTCGTCTCGTCGGCGATGTCGGGCCGCCCGGCCGGCCGCTACCTGGCCACCGGCGCCTACTGGCTGATCATGGCGTTCGGCATCATCGCCGCGCTCGGCCAGGTGAACATCGCGACCGCCATCACCGGCCCGGTGCTGATCGCGGTGCTGGCGACGATCGGCGGCGTGATCGTCGTCGGCTTCGGCGGCGGCCTGATCAAGCCGGCGCAGGACCGCTGGCGCGGGTGGATCTCGAACATGGAGCACCAGATGGCCGAGACGCCGGCGCAGCGCACCGGCGAGATGGGCACGAGCGCGCAGCCGCGCGCGGCGGTCGGCGCGGACAACACCCCGACGCCGCCGGCGGGCATGCCGCGCTCGCAGGGCTGA
- a CDS encoding MOSC domain-containing protein, with the protein MGVVAALWRYPVKSMAGERLTEATVGERGLDGDRLYAVHDADGKFGSGKNSHRFRRMPGLHAFAARYDGDVPVVTFPDGRVLRGDAAGGEIAAALGIAGAELAKEAEIPHHDEAPVHLVTTSSLAWLAERTPGVALDERRFRANLLLDTGPAPDRAEEAWVGERVRVGEVELEILRKAVRCVMVGLPADGLPAAPGLLKTISDTNGLTFGVQARVVRGGTIRVGDDVHAPGCSAAHSP; encoded by the coding sequence ATGGGGGTCGTGGCGGCGCTCTGGCGCTATCCGGTGAAGTCGATGGCGGGCGAGCGGCTGACCGAGGCGACGGTCGGTGAGCGCGGCCTCGACGGCGACCGCCTCTACGCGGTCCACGACGCCGACGGCAAGTTCGGCAGCGGCAAGAACTCCCACCGCTTCCGGCGGATGCCCGGCCTGCACGCGTTCGCCGCGCGCTACGACGGCGACGTCCCGGTGGTGACCTTCCCGGACGGCCGCGTGCTCCGCGGGGACGCGGCGGGCGGCGAGATCGCCGCCGCGCTCGGCATCGCGGGTGCCGAGCTGGCGAAGGAAGCGGAGATCCCGCACCACGACGAAGCGCCCGTCCACCTCGTCACGACGTCGTCGCTGGCCTGGCTGGCCGAGCGCACGCCCGGTGTCGCGCTGGACGAGCGGCGGTTCCGGGCCAACCTCCTGCTGGACACCGGCCCGGCGCCGGACCGGGCCGAGGAGGCCTGGGTGGGGGAGCGCGTCCGCGTCGGCGAGGTCGAGCTGGAGATCCTCCGCAAGGCCGTCCGCTGCGTGATGGTCGGCCTGCCGGCCGACGGGCTGCCGGCCGCGCCCGGGCTGCTCAAGACGATCTCCGACACCAACGGCCTGACGTTCGGCGTGCAGGCCCGCGTCGTCCGCGGCGGCACGATCCGCGTGGGGGACGACGTCCACGCACCGGGATGTTCCGCGGCTCACAGTCCCTAG
- a CDS encoding nicotinamide mononucleotide transporter family protein: MDFLLHHGITVLGQWISIAELAGQVFALAVVFLAQRRTLWTWPVQVGATVLLFAVYASAHLGGLAARQVAILAISVYGWWAWTRRQDPVFGVVVRQGRLAERLAMLGAFVVGTTVMALVLDALNASWAPWPDAAIFVGTLVAFGAQGAGLVEFWLVWLVVDAIGVPLQISSGLYFSAAIYIVFAGLVIHGWWSWNRSAKSVADRQFMAASS; this comes from the coding sequence GTGGATTTCCTGCTGCACCACGGAATCACGGTGCTCGGTCAGTGGATCTCGATCGCGGAGCTCGCCGGGCAGGTGTTCGCGCTCGCCGTCGTGTTCCTCGCGCAGCGTCGCACCCTGTGGACGTGGCCCGTGCAGGTCGGCGCGACCGTGCTGCTCTTCGCCGTCTACGCCTCCGCGCACCTCGGCGGGCTCGCCGCCCGCCAGGTCGCCATCCTCGCCATCTCCGTCTACGGCTGGTGGGCCTGGACCCGCCGCCAGGACCCGGTGTTCGGCGTGGTCGTGCGGCAGGGCCGGCTCGCCGAGCGGCTGGCCATGCTCGGCGCCTTCGTCGTGGGCACGACCGTGATGGCCCTGGTCCTCGACGCGCTGAACGCGTCCTGGGCGCCCTGGCCGGACGCCGCCATCTTCGTCGGGACGCTCGTCGCCTTCGGCGCGCAGGGAGCGGGGCTCGTCGAGTTCTGGCTGGTCTGGCTGGTCGTCGACGCGATCGGCGTGCCGCTGCAGATCTCGTCCGGGCTGTACTTCTCCGCCGCGATCTACATCGTCTTCGCCGGGCTCGTCATCCACGGCTGGTGGAGCTGGAACCGCTCCGCCAAGAGTGTCGCCGACCGTCAGTTCATGGCAGCATCCAGCTGA
- a CDS encoding L-lactate permease has product MFVQDVTPLGSLGLSALVAVLPLATVLVLLGVVRMKAHHAALIGLLVALVVGIAAYGMPVVQAVSGALQGAAFGLWPIMWIVVNALWIYRLTVRTGHFDVLRRSFGRISDDPRIQALIIAFCFGALMEALAGFGAPVAISAVMLVAVGFHPVKAAVVALVANTAPVAFGAMGTPVVTLAQVTGLPLQDVSSIVGRQTPLLALVVPLLLVIIVDGKRGLKDTWLPALVCGVAFGLVQFLASNFVSPQLADIGAALAGAAALVALPQTRRPVPEAVRISMGGGGTATEEAPPEDSRDDVVKAYLPYALIIVIFSLAVLPPIKKLLDKATWKFHWPGLNVIGPNGKPVSGNTFSLPFLNTGGTLVLLAGVITAAILAVSASGTVQEWLATVKELRFAILTVTGVLALAYVMNLSGQTTTIGTFIAAAGAGLAFLSPVLGWFGVAVSGSDTSANALFGALQVTAANKTGLAADLLAAANSSGGVLGKMVSPQNLTIACVAANLPGEEGKLLRKVLPWSLGLLLVMCLIVLGQSTPVLSWMLP; this is encoded by the coding sequence GTGTTCGTGCAAGACGTGACTCCCCTCGGTTCGCTGGGCCTGTCGGCGCTCGTCGCCGTGCTGCCGCTCGCCACCGTTCTCGTGCTCCTCGGTGTCGTCCGGATGAAGGCGCACCACGCCGCCCTGATCGGGCTGCTCGTCGCGCTCGTCGTCGGGATCGCCGCCTACGGCATGCCGGTCGTCCAAGCCGTCTCCGGCGCGCTGCAGGGCGCCGCCTTCGGGCTGTGGCCGATCATGTGGATCGTCGTCAACGCGCTGTGGATCTACCGGCTCACGGTGCGGACCGGGCACTTCGACGTCCTGCGCCGCTCGTTCGGCCGGATCTCCGACGACCCGCGCATCCAGGCCCTGATCATCGCGTTCTGCTTCGGCGCGCTCATGGAGGCCCTCGCCGGCTTCGGCGCGCCGGTCGCGATCAGCGCAGTGATGCTGGTCGCCGTCGGCTTCCACCCGGTGAAGGCCGCGGTCGTCGCCCTGGTCGCGAACACCGCGCCGGTCGCGTTCGGCGCGATGGGCACGCCCGTCGTCACCCTCGCCCAGGTCACCGGGCTGCCCCTGCAGGACGTCTCGTCGATCGTCGGCCGCCAGACGCCGCTGCTCGCGCTGGTCGTGCCGCTGCTGCTGGTGATCATCGTCGACGGCAAGCGCGGCCTGAAGGACACCTGGCTGCCCGCGCTGGTCTGCGGCGTCGCGTTCGGGCTCGTGCAGTTCCTCGCCTCGAACTTCGTGTCGCCGCAGCTGGCCGACATCGGCGCCGCGCTCGCCGGCGCCGCCGCGCTGGTCGCGCTGCCGCAGACCCGCCGCCCGGTGCCCGAGGCCGTCCGGATCAGCATGGGCGGGGGCGGGACGGCGACCGAAGAAGCGCCGCCGGAGGACTCGCGCGACGACGTCGTGAAGGCCTACCTGCCCTACGCGCTGATCATCGTGATCTTCTCGCTGGCCGTGCTGCCACCGATCAAGAAGCTGCTGGACAAGGCGACCTGGAAGTTCCACTGGCCCGGGCTGAACGTCATCGGCCCGAACGGGAAACCGGTGTCCGGCAACACCTTCTCGCTGCCGTTCCTCAACACCGGCGGCACGCTCGTGCTGCTGGCCGGCGTCATCACGGCCGCGATCCTGGCCGTCTCCGCGAGCGGGACCGTGCAGGAGTGGCTGGCGACGGTCAAGGAGCTGCGGTTCGCGATCCTCACCGTCACCGGCGTGCTCGCGCTGGCCTACGTGATGAACCTGTCCGGTCAGACGACCACGATCGGCACGTTCATCGCGGCCGCCGGCGCGGGCCTCGCGTTCCTCTCCCCGGTGCTGGGCTGGTTCGGCGTCGCCGTCTCGGGCTCGGACACGTCGGCGAACGCGCTGTTCGGCGCGCTGCAGGTGACGGCGGCGAACAAGACGGGCCTGGCCGCCGACCTGTTGGCCGCGGCCAACAGCTCCGGCGGCGTCCTCGGCAAGATGGTCTCCCCGCAGAACCTCACGATCGCCTGCGTGGCGGCGAATCTGCCGGGCGAAGAGGGCAAGCTGCTGCGGAAGGTGCTCCCGTGGAGCCTGGGGCTGCTGCTGGTGATGTGCCTGATCGTGCTCGGGCAGAGCACGCCGGTGCTCAGCTGGATGCTGCCATGA
- a CDS encoding TetR/AcrR family transcriptional regulator translates to MARPRSFDEAAVLRVARDQFWETGYAGTKVDDIAAATGLGKGSLYGAFGDKHALFLRVFDYYCGEAGEGARHQLEGPDDTAYRRLGDHVRAIAESVAADQARRGCLIAKSTAECAEHDEAVAARSRQLFRDLRNHLTACVAGAQRAGDIDAGADPAHLAGLVLAVLRGLEALGKGGFEPDDVRAIAETALAVLPKPHLT, encoded by the coding sequence ATGGCGAGACCCCGGAGCTTCGACGAGGCAGCGGTCCTGCGCGTGGCCAGGGACCAGTTCTGGGAGACCGGCTACGCGGGCACCAAGGTCGACGACATCGCCGCCGCGACCGGCCTCGGCAAGGGCAGCCTCTACGGCGCCTTCGGCGACAAGCACGCGCTCTTCCTGCGCGTCTTCGACTACTACTGCGGCGAAGCCGGCGAGGGCGCGCGACACCAGCTCGAAGGCCCCGACGACACCGCCTACCGGCGGCTCGGCGACCACGTGCGGGCGATCGCCGAATCGGTCGCCGCCGACCAGGCGCGGCGGGGGTGCCTGATCGCGAAGAGCACGGCCGAATGCGCGGAGCACGACGAGGCAGTCGCGGCCCGCAGCCGGCAGCTGTTCCGCGACCTGCGGAACCACCTGACGGCGTGCGTCGCGGGCGCCCAGCGCGCGGGCGACATCGACGCCGGCGCGGACCCCGCTCACCTCGCCGGCCTCGTACTGGCGGTCCTGCGCGGCCTCGAAGCACTGGGCAAGGGCGGCTTCGAGCCGGACGACGTCCGCGCGATCGCCGAGACAGCACTAGCGGTCCTACCCAAGCCGCACCTCACGTGA
- a CDS encoding SDR family NAD(P)-dependent oxidoreductase, whose product MNLENKTAVVTGGSTGIGLAIAKRFAAEGAHVFITGRRKEALDDAVAEIGGEVTAVRADSSNLADLDALYRAVAERGRGLDVVVANSGGGSFAPLGEITEEQFDATFGTNVKGVLFAVQKALPLLNANASIILTGSTTSTRPGAAFSVYSATKAAVRNFARSWALDLKGTGTRVNVLSPGPTRTPGLLGLVPGDAQQGLVDGLVAEVPLGRLGDPAEIAAAALFLATEEASFVNGVEFFVDGGQAQV is encoded by the coding sequence GTGAACCTGGAAAACAAGACCGCGGTCGTGACCGGCGGCAGCACCGGCATCGGGCTCGCCATCGCCAAGCGCTTCGCGGCCGAAGGCGCGCACGTGTTCATCACCGGCCGGCGGAAGGAAGCCCTCGACGACGCGGTCGCCGAGATCGGCGGCGAGGTGACGGCCGTCCGGGCGGATTCGTCGAACCTGGCCGACCTCGACGCGCTCTACCGCGCGGTGGCCGAGCGCGGCCGCGGGCTGGACGTCGTGGTGGCCAACTCCGGCGGCGGGAGCTTCGCCCCGCTCGGCGAAATCACCGAGGAGCAGTTCGACGCGACGTTCGGCACCAACGTCAAGGGAGTGCTCTTCGCGGTCCAGAAGGCGCTGCCGCTGCTGAACGCGAACGCGTCGATCATCCTCACCGGCTCGACGACGTCGACGCGGCCCGGCGCGGCCTTCAGCGTCTACTCGGCGACGAAGGCGGCGGTCCGCAACTTCGCCCGCAGCTGGGCGCTCGACCTGAAGGGGACCGGCACGCGGGTCAACGTCCTGAGCCCGGGACCGACCCGCACGCCGGGCCTGCTGGGCCTGGTACCCGGCGACGCGCAGCAGGGCCTGGTCGACGGCCTCGTGGCGGAGGTCCCGCTGGGCCGCCTCGGGGATCCCGCGGAAATCGCGGCCGCCGCGCTGTTCCTGGCCACCGAAGAGGCGAGCTTCGTCAACGGCGTCGAGTTCTTCGTCGACGGCGGCCAGGCGCAGGTCTAG